From one Treponema denticola genomic stretch:
- the grdA gene encoding glycine/sarcosine/betaine reductase complex selenoprotein A, with amino-acid sequence MVDLKTKKVIIIGDRDGVPGEAIKLCAESAGAEVVYAATECFVUTSAGAMDLENQKRVKDLAEKYGPENVIVLLGGAEAESSGLACETVTVGDPTFAGPLAGVSLGLLCYHVAEPEIKSQIDPAVYEEQVSMMEMVMDVNAIIAEISEYRNKGCKFL; translated from the coding sequence ATGGTTGATTTGAAAACCAAAAAAGTCATCATCATTGGTGACCGAGACGGCGTTCCCGGGGAGGCTATTAAGCTCTGTGCAGAATCGGCAGGTGCTGAGGTTGTATATGCTGCAACCGAATGCTTTGTCTGAACAAGCGCAGGAGCAATGGACTTGGAAAACCAAAAGCGAGTCAAAGATTTAGCTGAAAAATACGGTCCTGAGAACGTAATCGTTCTTTTGGGCGGTGCAGAAGCTGAATCTTCAGGTTTAGCCTGCGAAACTGTTACAGTAGGCGACCCGACTTTTGCAGGTCCGTTGGCTGGAGTCTCGTTGGGACTCTTGTGCTATCACGTGGCAGAACCGGAAATTAAGAGCCAAATAGACCCTGCGGTCTATGAAGAGCAGGTAAGCATGATGGAAATGGTTATGGACGTCAATGCTATTATCGCGGAAATTTCGGAATACCGAAATAAAGGCTGCAAATTCCTGTAA
- a CDS encoding FecCD family ABC transporter permease, producing MNTEKKRRITIVFIFLSILFIFAVFINIVSGSVSFSLKDIWDICIGERTPSTLEYNVLFKIRLPRILAAILFGIALSISGFLLQTFFRNPIAGPYVLGISSGARLFVGFIILTNFTFNIALNSLFLVFLASAIGSLLSMLLVLVFAKRVRDISILIVVGIMIGYIASAGTNFMIAFASDYKIAGLTMWSMGSFSGITWKMIRISGIIIIPSVIGVFCLSKPLQAYLLGENYAKSMGVNIKNFRLVLIFLSSILSACVTGFAGPISFVGIAVPHLTRLTVSTSQPKILISAVTLMGASFSLLSDYFARTLFAPTELSLSTITSMIGAPIVIWLMVGKNKKYGSI from the coding sequence ATGAATACCGAAAAGAAGAGGCGGATTACCATAGTTTTTATATTCCTATCAATTTTATTTATATTTGCGGTATTTATAAATATTGTTTCAGGTTCCGTATCTTTTAGCTTAAAAGATATTTGGGATATCTGTATAGGAGAAAGAACTCCAAGTACCTTGGAATATAATGTCTTATTTAAAATAAGACTGCCAAGAATACTTGCTGCTATTCTTTTCGGTATTGCCTTATCAATATCGGGATTTTTATTACAGACCTTTTTTAGAAATCCTATAGCAGGGCCTTATGTATTAGGGATTTCCTCAGGTGCACGCCTTTTTGTAGGATTTATAATTTTGACTAATTTTACATTTAACATTGCCCTTAATTCCCTCTTCTTAGTATTTTTAGCCTCTGCCATAGGAAGTCTTTTATCAATGCTTTTGGTATTAGTCTTTGCAAAACGGGTAAGAGATATTTCAATATTAATTGTTGTAGGTATTATGATAGGCTACATAGCCTCCGCAGGAACTAATTTTATGATAGCCTTTGCTTCCGATTATAAAATTGCGGGTCTTACTATGTGGTCGATGGGCAGTTTTTCAGGCATCACATGGAAGATGATTCGGATTTCAGGTATAATTATTATTCCTTCTGTAATCGGAGTATTCTGTTTGTCAAAGCCATTACAAGCTTACCTCCTCGGAGAAAACTATGCAAAAAGCATGGGAGTTAATATTAAAAATTTCAGACTGGTCCTTATTTTTCTATCGAGTATTCTTTCAGCCTGCGTTACAGGCTTTGCAGGGCCAATATCCTTTGTAGGTATAGCAGTCCCGCATTTAACCCGCCTTACAGTTTCAACCTCACAGCCTAAAATACTGATATCGGCAGTTACATTGATGGGTGCAAGTTTTTCTCTTTTAAGCGATTATTTTGCCAGAACCTTATTTGCACCAACAGAGCTGAGTCTCAGTACAATTACATCCATGATAGGAGCTCCCATTGTAATTTGGCTAATGGTAGGAAAAAATAAAAAATATGGATCTATTTAA
- a CDS encoding ABC transporter ATP-binding protein — protein sequence MDLFKLKQLDVGYGNSVILGNIEIELQHGQILCLMGPNGSGKSTIIKTITQHIKKLGGKVFIGEEDIERLSNIEQAKKMSVVLTDRINPHLMTAEEIVATGRYPHTNKFGKMTEADYMAVDDAIKIVDGEALKHKEFLSLSDGEKQRIMIARAICQEADLIILDEPTSFLDIRYKIDLLGILRTLARKKNKIIILSLHELDLIPKIADKIILILDKDNYLYGTPEEIISDTSICKAFDIKNGSYNTLLGNIELARRDTSSKIFVVGGEGKGIPVYRLLNKYEINFNSGILFENDLDTPIARALSTKYLTQNSFEAISDKIFDEAKLVIEKSEIIIDCGASFNGINSRNLDLIKYAEELNKKILSLKERQEYADYTYCNTFSQLLKTIKCLSK from the coding sequence ATGGATCTATTTAAATTAAAACAGCTTGATGTCGGATACGGTAATTCCGTTATCTTAGGTAATATTGAGATAGAATTACAGCATGGACAAATACTTTGCCTTATGGGGCCTAACGGCTCAGGTAAGTCAACAATAATCAAAACAATTACACAACATATAAAAAAATTAGGCGGAAAAGTTTTTATAGGTGAAGAGGATATTGAAAGACTCAGTAATATAGAACAAGCAAAAAAAATGAGTGTAGTCTTGACCGACAGGATAAATCCTCATCTTATGACTGCCGAAGAAATCGTTGCAACAGGCAGATACCCTCACACAAATAAATTCGGAAAAATGACGGAAGCAGATTACATGGCTGTTGATGATGCAATAAAAATAGTAGACGGAGAGGCATTAAAACACAAAGAATTTCTTTCGTTAAGCGATGGTGAAAAACAGCGAATCATGATTGCAAGAGCGATTTGCCAAGAAGCTGACTTAATAATTCTTGACGAACCGACTTCTTTTTTAGATATCAGATATAAAATTGACCTTTTGGGAATCTTACGAACCTTGGCCCGTAAAAAAAACAAGATTATCATTCTTTCCTTACACGAACTCGATTTGATACCTAAGATTGCAGATAAAATCATTTTAATTTTGGACAAGGATAATTACCTATATGGCACACCGGAAGAAATTATAAGCGATACCTCAATTTGTAAGGCCTTTGATATCAAAAACGGTTCATATAATACCCTCTTAGGAAATATAGAACTGGCACGCCGAGATACCTCCTCTAAAATTTTTGTTGTCGGAGGTGAAGGCAAAGGAATTCCTGTATATCGGCTGCTCAATAAGTATGAAATCAATTTTAACTCAGGTATACTCTTTGAAAATGATTTGGATACACCAATAGCAAGAGCACTAAGCACAAAATATCTGACTCAAAATTCTTTTGAAGCTATAAGCGACAAAATATTTGATGAAGCAAAACTCGTGATCGAAAAATCAGAAATTATTATAGATTGCGGTGCATCTTTTAACGGTATAAATAGTAGAAATTTAGATTTAATAAAATACGCAGAAGAATTAAACAAAAAAATTCTCTCCTTAAAAGAAAGACAAGAGTATGCCGATTATACTTATTGTAATACCTTTTCACAATTATTAAAAACTATTAAATGTTTAAGCAAATAA